Proteins encoded together in one Anopheles darlingi chromosome 3, idAnoDarlMG_H_01, whole genome shotgun sequence window:
- the LOC125954760 gene encoding moesin/ezrin/radixin homolog 2 isoform X1, with product MMVPFRRRKANKKFPVKVITFDSELEFELEHRATGTFLFDLICRTIGLREPWYFGLQYEDSKGNLSWLKMDKKVLDQSVNMPNGSCIFIFLAKFFPENVAEELVQEVTQHLFFLQIKQAILSMDVYCPPEASVLLASYAVQAKYGDYDEAVCKPGMLISENLLPQRVIDQYQMTPQMWEERIKTWYADHRGMSRDEAEMEYLKIAQDLDMFGVNYFPITNKKNTEVWLGVTALGLNIYNKENKLLPVTTFQWNEILHISYDDRKFLVKTNGSKNPKPVIFYSEKLRINKLILDLCVGNHDLYMKRRKPDTMEIQQMKAQAKEEKQRRQVERNKLTREKQLRETAERERAAMEQRLMQLQEEMRAANEALRRSEEAAELLAEKNRLAEEEAMLLSHKAQEVEQEINRMRMSARKTEEEKMYLERKTQEAELLTARMMEESRKRALEADKLKNELIHARVAEKEAKEKLLNFLSRTSTESILITPSSSPETPMHEINSYDLLAEGDMEQLSLEIEKERVEYLAKSKQVQNQLKELRSEIEQLKIGENQCPLDDINAEQLRLGETKYSTLKKVKSGSTKARVAFFEELEPEESIV from the exons ATGATGGTTCCGTTCAGGCGCCGAAAGGCGAACAAGAAGTTCCCCGTCAAAGTGATCACCTTCGATTCCGAGCTGGAGTTTGAGTTGGAG CATCGCGCCACCGGTACCTTTCTATTCGATCTGATCTGTCGAACGATAGGCTTGCGAGAACCGTGGTACTTTGGGCTGCAGTATGAAGACTCCAAGGGCAACCTGTCGTGGCTGAAGATGGACAAGAAGGTGTTGGACCAGAGCGTGAACATGCCCAACGGAAGCTGTATCTTTATTTTCTTGGCCAAGTTTTTCCCGGAAAACGTGGCCGAAGAGCTGGTGCAGGAGGTCACGCAGCATCTCTTCTTCCTGCAAATCAAGCAGGCGATCCTCTCGATGGATGTGTACTGCCCACCGGAAGCATCCGTCCTGCTAGCGTCGTACGCCGTACAGGCAAAG TACGGTGATTACGATGAGGCGGTCTGTAAGCCGGGTATGTTGATAAGCGAAAACCTGCTACCACAGCGTGTGATCGATCAGTACCAAATGACGCCTCAGATGTGGGAAGAACGCATCAAAACATGGTACGCGGATCATCGGGGTATGTCGCGGGATGAAGCTGAAATGGAGTATCTGAAGATTGCGCAAGATCTGGACATGTTCGGGGTTAATTATTTCCCCATTACG AATAAGAAAAACACGGAAGTGTGGCTGGGTGTAACGGCACTCGGGTTAAACATTTACaataaggaaaacaaactgCTCCCCGTGACAACGTTCCAGTGGAACGAAATCCTGCACATCAGCTACGACGATCGAAAGTTTCTGGTGAAAACGAACGGCAGTAAGAACCCGAAGCCCGTGATATTCTACTCGGAGAAGCTGCGCATAAACAAACTGATACTGGACCTGTGCGTCGGAAACCATGACCTGTACATGAAGCGCCGTAAGCCGGACACGATGGAGATACAGCAGATGAAGGCACAAGCTAAGGAGGAAAAGCAACGCAGACAAGTCGAGCGGAACAAGCTGACACGCGAAAAGCAGCTGCGTGAAACGGCCGAACGCGAGCGGGCCGCCATGGAGCAGCGGCTCATGCAGCTGCAGGAAGAGATGCGTGCGGCTAATGAGGCTCTG CGACGAAGTGAAGAAGCGGCGGAGCTACTGGCCGAAAAAAATCGTCTCGCCGAAGAGGAAGCAATGCTGCTATCGCACAAGGCACAGGAGGTAGAACAGGAGATAAACCGGATGCGCATGAGCGCACGTAAAACCGAGGAGGAAAAGATGTACCTGGAGCGCAAAACGCAGGAAGCCGAACTGCTGACGGCCCGCATGATGGAAGAGTCCCGCAAGCGAGCGTTGGAGGCGGACAAGCTGAAAAACGAATTGATCCATGCCCGGGTTGCCGAGAAAGAGGCCAAGGAGAAGCTACTTAACTTCCTCAGCCGAACTTCTACCGAATCGATACTCATCACACCGTCTTCCTCACCGGAAACGCCAATGCACGAGATCAACTCCTACGATCTGCTCGCCGAAGGCGACATGGAACAGCTGTCACTAGAAATTGAAAAGGAACG CGTCGAATATTTGGCGAAATCGAAGCAAGTGCAGAACCAGCTCAAGGAACTGCGGTCCGAGATCGAGCAGCTGAAGATTGGCGAGAACCAGTGTCCACTCGATGACATCAATGCCGAGCAGTTGCGGTTAGGTGAGACCAAATATTCCACCCTGAAAAAGGTTAAGTCCGGATCGACGAAAGCACGAGTAGCATTTTTCGAGGAACT GGAACCGGAAGAGTCGATAGTGTGA
- the LOC125954760 gene encoding moesin/ezrin/radixin homolog 2 isoform X2 — translation MMVPFRRRKANKKFPVKVITFDSELEFELEHRATGTFLFDLICRTIGLREPWYFGLQYEDSKGNLSWLKMDKKVLDQSVNMPNGSCIFIFLAKFFPENVAEELVQEVTQHLFFLQIKQAILSMDVYCPPEASVLLASYAVQAKYGDYDEAVCKPGMLISENLLPQRVIDQYQMTPQMWEERIKTWYADHRGMSRDEAEMEYLKIAQDLDMFGVNYFPITNKKNTEVWLGVTALGLNIYNKENKLLPVTTFQWNEILHISYDDRKFLVKTNGSKNPKPVIFYSEKLRINKLILDLCVGNHDLYMKRRKPDTMEIQQMKAQAKEEKQRRQVERNKLTREKQLRETAERERAAMEQRLMQLQEEMRAANEALRRSEEAAELLAEKNRLAEEEAMLLSHKAQEVEQEINRMRMSARKTEEEKMYLERKTQEAELLTARMMEESRKRALEADKLKNELIHARVAEKEAKEKLLNFLSRTSTESILITPSSSPETPMHEINSYDLLAEGDMEQLSLEIEKERVEYLAKSKQVQNQLKELRSEIEQLKIGENQCPLDDINAEQLRLGETKYSTLKKVKSGSTKARVAFFEEL, via the exons ATGATGGTTCCGTTCAGGCGCCGAAAGGCGAACAAGAAGTTCCCCGTCAAAGTGATCACCTTCGATTCCGAGCTGGAGTTTGAGTTGGAG CATCGCGCCACCGGTACCTTTCTATTCGATCTGATCTGTCGAACGATAGGCTTGCGAGAACCGTGGTACTTTGGGCTGCAGTATGAAGACTCCAAGGGCAACCTGTCGTGGCTGAAGATGGACAAGAAGGTGTTGGACCAGAGCGTGAACATGCCCAACGGAAGCTGTATCTTTATTTTCTTGGCCAAGTTTTTCCCGGAAAACGTGGCCGAAGAGCTGGTGCAGGAGGTCACGCAGCATCTCTTCTTCCTGCAAATCAAGCAGGCGATCCTCTCGATGGATGTGTACTGCCCACCGGAAGCATCCGTCCTGCTAGCGTCGTACGCCGTACAGGCAAAG TACGGTGATTACGATGAGGCGGTCTGTAAGCCGGGTATGTTGATAAGCGAAAACCTGCTACCACAGCGTGTGATCGATCAGTACCAAATGACGCCTCAGATGTGGGAAGAACGCATCAAAACATGGTACGCGGATCATCGGGGTATGTCGCGGGATGAAGCTGAAATGGAGTATCTGAAGATTGCGCAAGATCTGGACATGTTCGGGGTTAATTATTTCCCCATTACG AATAAGAAAAACACGGAAGTGTGGCTGGGTGTAACGGCACTCGGGTTAAACATTTACaataaggaaaacaaactgCTCCCCGTGACAACGTTCCAGTGGAACGAAATCCTGCACATCAGCTACGACGATCGAAAGTTTCTGGTGAAAACGAACGGCAGTAAGAACCCGAAGCCCGTGATATTCTACTCGGAGAAGCTGCGCATAAACAAACTGATACTGGACCTGTGCGTCGGAAACCATGACCTGTACATGAAGCGCCGTAAGCCGGACACGATGGAGATACAGCAGATGAAGGCACAAGCTAAGGAGGAAAAGCAACGCAGACAAGTCGAGCGGAACAAGCTGACACGCGAAAAGCAGCTGCGTGAAACGGCCGAACGCGAGCGGGCCGCCATGGAGCAGCGGCTCATGCAGCTGCAGGAAGAGATGCGTGCGGCTAATGAGGCTCTG CGACGAAGTGAAGAAGCGGCGGAGCTACTGGCCGAAAAAAATCGTCTCGCCGAAGAGGAAGCAATGCTGCTATCGCACAAGGCACAGGAGGTAGAACAGGAGATAAACCGGATGCGCATGAGCGCACGTAAAACCGAGGAGGAAAAGATGTACCTGGAGCGCAAAACGCAGGAAGCCGAACTGCTGACGGCCCGCATGATGGAAGAGTCCCGCAAGCGAGCGTTGGAGGCGGACAAGCTGAAAAACGAATTGATCCATGCCCGGGTTGCCGAGAAAGAGGCCAAGGAGAAGCTACTTAACTTCCTCAGCCGAACTTCTACCGAATCGATACTCATCACACCGTCTTCCTCACCGGAAACGCCAATGCACGAGATCAACTCCTACGATCTGCTCGCCGAAGGCGACATGGAACAGCTGTCACTAGAAATTGAAAAGGAACG CGTCGAATATTTGGCGAAATCGAAGCAAGTGCAGAACCAGCTCAAGGAACTGCGGTCCGAGATCGAGCAGCTGAAGATTGGCGAGAACCAGTGTCCACTCGATGACATCAATGCCGAGCAGTTGCGGTTAGGTGAGACCAAATATTCCACCCTGAAAAAGGTTAAGTCCGGATCGACGAAAGCACGAGTAGCATTTTTCGAGGAACTGTAA
- the LOC125954760 gene encoding moesin/ezrin/radixin homolog 2 isoform X3 yields the protein MMVPFRRRKANKKFPVKVITFDSELEFELEHRATGTFLFDLICRTIGLREPWYFGLQYEDSKGNLSWLKMDKKVLDQSVNMPNGSCIFIFLAKFFPENVAEELVQEVTQHLFFLQIKQAILSMDVYCPPEASVLLASYAVQAKYGDYDEAVCKPGMLISENLLPQRVIDQYQMTPQMWEERIKTWYADHRGMSRDEAEMEYLKIAQDLDMFGVNYFPITNKKNTEVWLGVTALGLNIYNKENKLLPVTTFQWNEILHISYDDRKFLVKTNGSKNPKPVIFYSEKLRINKLILDLCVGNHDLYMKRRKPDTMEIQQMKAQAKEEKQRRQVERNKLTREKQLRETAERERAAMEQRLMQLQEEMRAANEALRRSEEAAELLAEKNRLAEEEAMLLSHKAQEVEQEINRMRMSARKTEEEKMYLERKTQEAELLTARMMEESRKRALEADKLKNELIHARVAEKEAKEKLLNFLSRTSTESILITPSSSPETPMHEINSYDLLAEGDMEQLSLEIEKERVEYLAKSKQVQNQLKELRSEIEQLKIGENQCPLDDINAEQLRLGNRKSR from the exons ATGATGGTTCCGTTCAGGCGCCGAAAGGCGAACAAGAAGTTCCCCGTCAAAGTGATCACCTTCGATTCCGAGCTGGAGTTTGAGTTGGAG CATCGCGCCACCGGTACCTTTCTATTCGATCTGATCTGTCGAACGATAGGCTTGCGAGAACCGTGGTACTTTGGGCTGCAGTATGAAGACTCCAAGGGCAACCTGTCGTGGCTGAAGATGGACAAGAAGGTGTTGGACCAGAGCGTGAACATGCCCAACGGAAGCTGTATCTTTATTTTCTTGGCCAAGTTTTTCCCGGAAAACGTGGCCGAAGAGCTGGTGCAGGAGGTCACGCAGCATCTCTTCTTCCTGCAAATCAAGCAGGCGATCCTCTCGATGGATGTGTACTGCCCACCGGAAGCATCCGTCCTGCTAGCGTCGTACGCCGTACAGGCAAAG TACGGTGATTACGATGAGGCGGTCTGTAAGCCGGGTATGTTGATAAGCGAAAACCTGCTACCACAGCGTGTGATCGATCAGTACCAAATGACGCCTCAGATGTGGGAAGAACGCATCAAAACATGGTACGCGGATCATCGGGGTATGTCGCGGGATGAAGCTGAAATGGAGTATCTGAAGATTGCGCAAGATCTGGACATGTTCGGGGTTAATTATTTCCCCATTACG AATAAGAAAAACACGGAAGTGTGGCTGGGTGTAACGGCACTCGGGTTAAACATTTACaataaggaaaacaaactgCTCCCCGTGACAACGTTCCAGTGGAACGAAATCCTGCACATCAGCTACGACGATCGAAAGTTTCTGGTGAAAACGAACGGCAGTAAGAACCCGAAGCCCGTGATATTCTACTCGGAGAAGCTGCGCATAAACAAACTGATACTGGACCTGTGCGTCGGAAACCATGACCTGTACATGAAGCGCCGTAAGCCGGACACGATGGAGATACAGCAGATGAAGGCACAAGCTAAGGAGGAAAAGCAACGCAGACAAGTCGAGCGGAACAAGCTGACACGCGAAAAGCAGCTGCGTGAAACGGCCGAACGCGAGCGGGCCGCCATGGAGCAGCGGCTCATGCAGCTGCAGGAAGAGATGCGTGCGGCTAATGAGGCTCTG CGACGAAGTGAAGAAGCGGCGGAGCTACTGGCCGAAAAAAATCGTCTCGCCGAAGAGGAAGCAATGCTGCTATCGCACAAGGCACAGGAGGTAGAACAGGAGATAAACCGGATGCGCATGAGCGCACGTAAAACCGAGGAGGAAAAGATGTACCTGGAGCGCAAAACGCAGGAAGCCGAACTGCTGACGGCCCGCATGATGGAAGAGTCCCGCAAGCGAGCGTTGGAGGCGGACAAGCTGAAAAACGAATTGATCCATGCCCGGGTTGCCGAGAAAGAGGCCAAGGAGAAGCTACTTAACTTCCTCAGCCGAACTTCTACCGAATCGATACTCATCACACCGTCTTCCTCACCGGAAACGCCAATGCACGAGATCAACTCCTACGATCTGCTCGCCGAAGGCGACATGGAACAGCTGTCACTAGAAATTGAAAAGGAACG CGTCGAATATTTGGCGAAATCGAAGCAAGTGCAGAACCAGCTCAAGGAACTGCGGTCCGAGATCGAGCAGCTGAAGATTGGCGAGAACCAGTGTCCACTCGATGACATCAATGCCGAGCAGTTGCGGTTAG GGAACCGGAAGAGTCGATAG